The following are encoded in a window of Spirochaeta cellobiosiphila DSM 17781 genomic DNA:
- a CDS encoding HXXEE domain-containing protein, with the protein MVLSLLSNKIFYLIIACNLFIHEMEEWNIVQYHQQNYKIPTEETNMSTRLWLLTLSLIGFLFCIVSWAIPFEPLANTVFLILNTFLIINGVQHLLLSLIRKKYNPGLLFGGLIGTSLSIMFNIKILNEHSVPLVVFLVITLGEFIPAIWDSVQSRKKNTLPQMIKGILKIGNYIELKLRT; encoded by the coding sequence ATGGTATTATCATTATTATCTAATAAGATCTTTTATCTTATTATTGCATGTAACTTATTCATCCATGAGATGGAAGAATGGAATATAGTCCAATATCATCAGCAGAACTATAAGATTCCCACAGAAGAAACTAATATGAGTACAAGGTTATGGCTATTAACTTTAAGTCTTATCGGGTTCTTATTCTGTATTGTTAGTTGGGCTATTCCCTTTGAACCTCTGGCTAATACAGTCTTTCTTATACTTAATACATTTTTAATCATCAATGGTGTCCAACATTTATTGCTTTCACTTATTAGAAAGAAATATAATCCTGGCTTATTATTTGGGGGCTTGATAGGAACAAGCTTGTCCATAATGTTTAATATAAAAATCCTAAATGAACATAGTGTTCCTCTCGTCGTTTTTCTCGTTATTACATTAGGAGAGTTTATTCCTGCCATTTGGGATAGTGTTCAAAGCCGTAAAAAAAATACACTACCTCAAATGATTAAAGGAATATTAAAAATAGGTAACTATATTGAATTAAAGCTAAGAACATAA
- a CDS encoding SDR family NAD(P)-dependent oxidoreductase encodes MKETVFYGDLVKSFPSMEGKNVLITGCTSGTGFVLAKTCVTLGAKVYLLNRPSQRASSALRQLQIPNGPDPVHIDCDLQSFESVKKAAGHLKNLLREEGCHVLCNNAGVMGLLDRATVDGYDIQIQTNHLSHFLLTSRLWPLLEKAASSSGEARVISHSSGARKMGKKPIIAKYFEQNGGNLGGDTFPGLQKWYRYQQSKLANLLGSYALHDRRPEGVSQKIKILTAHPGPTDSGLQAKTYKAGGKGFLDKFIINRTLKVAQSVEDGTAGLATCTCAPYVNSGEFYGPEGSGQPGPAVLLPKERDLTSELLLWELSLKATGIKDFFEGEM; translated from the coding sequence ATGAAAGAGACAGTTTTTTATGGTGATCTAGTAAAGAGTTTTCCTTCTATGGAAGGCAAGAATGTCCTTATTACAGGTTGTACTTCTGGTACGGGTTTTGTGCTGGCAAAGACCTGTGTCACTCTTGGGGCTAAGGTTTACTTGTTAAACCGGCCCTCCCAAAGGGCCTCCTCAGCATTGAGACAGCTCCAAATCCCCAATGGTCCTGATCCCGTTCATATAGACTGTGATCTACAAAGCTTTGAAAGCGTCAAGAAGGCAGCTGGTCATTTGAAAAACCTTTTAAGAGAGGAAGGCTGTCATGTGCTATGTAATAATGCTGGTGTTATGGGGCTTCTGGATCGGGCCACTGTAGATGGATATGATATTCAAATCCAGACAAATCACCTTTCCCATTTTCTGCTTACTTCCCGTTTGTGGCCCCTATTGGAAAAAGCAGCCTCCTCATCAGGCGAAGCTCGTGTAATCAGTCATTCCTCTGGAGCTAGAAAAATGGGAAAGAAACCTATTATAGCCAAATACTTTGAACAAAATGGGGGAAACCTGGGAGGAGATACCTTTCCTGGACTTCAAAAATGGTATCGCTATCAGCAATCAAAACTAGCAAATCTGCTCGGTTCTTATGCCTTGCATGATAGAAGGCCTGAAGGTGTGTCTCAAAAGATAAAGATACTAACAGCCCATCCAGGACCTACAGATAGTGGTTTACAAGCAAAAACCTACAAAGCTGGAGGCAAAGGATTTCTTGATAAATTCATCATTAACAGAACCTTGAAGGTAGCTCAATCAGTAGAAGATGGAACAGCAGGCCTGGCTACATGCACTTGTGCTCCTTATGTGAATAGTGGTGAGTTCTATGGTCCTGAGGGTAGCGGACAACCTGGTCCAGCTGTACTTTTACCAAAGGAAAGAGATTTAACTTCCGAACTACTACTGTGGGAATTGAGTTTGAAAGCAACTGGGATTAAAGATTTCTTTGAAGGGGAAATGTAA
- a CDS encoding trimeric intracellular cation channel family protein: MLYAFDIFGTFVFAISGAFRAVKYELDILGVMILAIATGVGGGIMRDVILGITPPAAFQNESYLIVCILGGLLVFVAAPRIAKLWNIVKLSDALGLAVFAAMGAQKGAVYGLGPIGIVFSAVITATGGGVIRDIMVREIPAIIRTDFYATAAAIGGLIIVISPYLFPIIFPDFPHAPMVVAVIVTFIVRLAAMRWNLYLPRVKMLKEAPSRLAQKKRKNP; this comes from the coding sequence ATGTTGTATGCATTCGATATATTTGGAACTTTTGTATTTGCGATCTCCGGTGCCTTTAGGGCTGTTAAATATGAATTAGATATCCTTGGTGTAATGATTCTGGCTATTGCCACAGGTGTTGGCGGGGGCATTATGAGAGATGTCATCCTTGGTATCACTCCTCCAGCTGCTTTCCAAAATGAATCCTATCTTATTGTCTGTATCCTAGGAGGACTTCTTGTCTTTGTTGCAGCTCCGCGTATAGCTAAGCTGTGGAATATTGTGAAGTTGAGTGATGCCTTAGGCTTAGCCGTATTTGCTGCCATGGGAGCTCAAAAAGGGGCTGTTTATGGATTAGGGCCCATAGGAATTGTGTTTAGTGCTGTCATCACTGCTACTGGTGGGGGTGTTATTAGGGATATAATGGTTAGGGAGATCCCTGCCATAATCAGAACAGATTTTTATGCGACAGCAGCGGCCATCGGTGGCCTGATTATTGTTATTAGTCCCTATTTGTTCCCTATTATATTTCCAGATTTTCCTCATGCTCCCATGGTTGTGGCTGTTATTGTCACTTTTATCGTCCGTCTCGCTGCCATGAGGTGGAACTTATATCTTCCCAGAGTCAAAATGCTTAAGGAAGCCCCTAGTCGTCTGGCTCAAAAGAAAAGAAAAAATCCTTAA
- a CDS encoding carbohydrate-binding domain-containing protein — protein sequence MFPKYMSIFSILIIVGVTASAQNREAPRQERDNFVDREIKGSLVKRSELFTIQDFDNTVNEEDLITVPLQNHQDYTITSSGSYYLKGVHSDTTIIIDLAKTSATVQLVMEDLSINNKDKPALWVKSKTALLINLRGSNSLTGKQSHSSRYKEAKGLIYSPYDITFKGKGSLLINAQANDAIKTNGIVKVIGSTLNIQSYKDSIDAEGAIRLLNAQISLVSQKDGIRSTSDKTPDNSYLYINNSTIELSTVEDALRGDSFVQIDSGFINIADSGEGIEGTQVQVNGGTINLYARDDGINASNKSSRSMLILIKGGNIKIKMAEGDTDALDSNGDLHILGGILNIEARSPFDADGEFLFKGAVATVNGQTVDESNYRQFKSRW from the coding sequence ATGTTTCCTAAATATATGAGTATATTCAGTATTTTAATTATTGTGGGCGTCACAGCCTCTGCCCAGAATAGGGAGGCCCCTCGACAAGAAAGAGACAATTTTGTGGACCGGGAAATCAAAGGTTCTCTGGTTAAACGTTCAGAATTGTTTACCATCCAGGATTTTGACAACACCGTCAATGAAGAGGACCTGATCACAGTCCCATTACAGAACCATCAGGACTATACAATTACCTCTTCCGGGAGTTACTACCTTAAGGGGGTACACTCTGATACGACTATTATTATTGACCTGGCTAAGACCTCGGCTACAGTACAGCTTGTTATGGAGGATCTGAGTATTAATAACAAGGATAAACCAGCCCTTTGGGTTAAATCCAAAACAGCATTGTTAATCAACCTGAGGGGTTCCAATTCTCTTACTGGAAAGCAAAGTCATTCCAGTAGGTATAAAGAGGCCAAAGGGCTTATTTATAGTCCTTATGATATTACTTTCAAAGGAAAAGGTTCTCTCTTGATTAATGCCCAGGCCAATGATGCTATAAAAACAAATGGAATTGTGAAAGTAATAGGTTCTACATTAAATATTCAATCCTACAAGGATAGCATCGATGCCGAAGGAGCTATTCGTCTACTTAATGCTCAAATCAGTCTTGTATCCCAGAAAGATGGTATTAGAAGTACAAGTGACAAGACCCCTGACAATAGTTACCTTTATATCAATAATTCCACCATAGAGCTTTCTACTGTAGAGGATGCTTTACGGGGGGATAGTTTTGTTCAGATTGATAGTGGATTTATTAATATTGCTGACAGTGGAGAAGGAATTGAAGGAACGCAAGTCCAAGTCAATGGAGGCACGATTAATCTATATGCAAGAGATGATGGAATTAATGCTTCTAATAAGTCCTCCCGTTCTATGTTGATACTCATTAAGGGAGGTAATATTAAGATAAAAATGGCTGAGGGTGATACAGATGCCTTGGATTCTAATGGCGATCTCCATATTCTAGGAGGAATTCTTAATATTGAAGCCCGCTCCCCCTTCGATGCGGATGGAGAGTTCCTTTTCAAGGGTGCTGTCGCTACCGTTAATGGTCAAACAGTCGATGAAAGCAATTACAGGCAGTTCAAAAGCCGTTGGTGA